Proteins encoded together in one Paenibacillus sp. J23TS9 window:
- a CDS encoding diguanylate cyclase: MLKKRLFTKARIPKNLNALLFCALGTFLFLFSIKHLSFHYTPDEWALLGSMFAASLILYFYTFQIPPEGSKQSMDSAVYLACLFIFGTPAALALLLLSSLLFALFEQKVSWWKHLTNFSIYTIMIFGAGTVFHGLGGQLGQLQNVHLLSYVGALIIYFTLNVLCISIYYYMIDQSDIYRMLKGLLQESMLVYLCILILSLVLTILIVNNGITGLILFLGISIFLSHLFKKLFDMYLQLQERAIRDQRTGLFNHSYFESLLEKEIKFARNEGTPLSLAMIDIDDFKRYNDHFGHLQGDRLLGLLGSILKEEAALAGITASRYGGEEFTLLMPGYTEQEALIFVNTLRKRVNDTPFEGVEVLPHACLSFSAGISGYHIDIHDKSMLVLQADQALYDAKKQGKNIAYIYGSTVPLEQEIEIAQDVRDIEQLLNLFLYKDINTFKHSKRVFRYAMDMSLLLKLDTVTRRQFVLGALIHDIGKLEIPWETLNKRDSLTLTEWDVVKKHVNWGKEMAMTNDKFKELAPYIELHHERYDGTGYPHGYKAAEIPLLCRMLTIIDSFDAMTSERPYQATKSIEEAVKELRDCSGTQFDPELSELFIQYIEGKSGLIPARGEHVVPSL; this comes from the coding sequence ATGTTAAAAAAACGCCTATTTACGAAGGCCCGGATTCCGAAAAACTTGAATGCCCTCTTGTTCTGCGCGCTCGGCACCTTCCTGTTTTTATTCAGTATAAAACATCTGTCCTTCCACTACACACCTGATGAATGGGCGCTGCTAGGCTCCATGTTCGCAGCATCTCTGATCCTCTACTTTTATACATTCCAGATCCCCCCCGAAGGTAGCAAACAGTCCATGGATTCGGCGGTCTATCTGGCATGTCTCTTCATTTTTGGTACTCCGGCGGCACTTGCGCTTCTGCTTCTAAGCTCGCTTTTGTTTGCTTTGTTTGAACAGAAGGTATCCTGGTGGAAGCATCTGACCAATTTTTCGATCTATACGATTATGATCTTCGGAGCCGGCACGGTTTTCCACGGACTCGGCGGGCAGCTCGGACAGCTTCAAAATGTACATCTATTATCTTATGTAGGTGCGCTCATCATATACTTCACCCTGAATGTACTCTGTATTAGCATCTACTACTATATGATCGACCAAAGTGATATTTACCGCATGTTGAAAGGACTTCTCCAGGAATCCATGCTCGTCTATTTGTGCATTCTGATCCTGTCGCTTGTCCTGACCATTCTGATCGTGAACAACGGCATTACCGGGTTGATTTTATTCCTGGGGATCAGTATATTTCTGTCTCATTTGTTTAAAAAACTGTTCGATATGTACCTTCAGCTCCAGGAACGGGCCATCCGCGATCAGCGGACGGGGCTATTTAATCACAGCTATTTTGAAAGCCTTCTCGAAAAAGAAATCAAGTTTGCCCGGAATGAAGGTACTCCCCTTTCACTGGCCATGATCGATATTGATGACTTTAAACGCTATAACGATCATTTTGGGCATTTGCAGGGGGACAGGCTTCTTGGCCTTTTGGGATCGATTTTAAAAGAAGAGGCCGCCCTGGCTGGCATTACAGCTTCCCGCTATGGCGGAGAGGAATTCACACTGCTGATGCCCGGATATACCGAGCAGGAAGCGCTCATCTTCGTGAACACGTTGCGAAAAAGAGTCAATGACACCCCCTTCGAGGGAGTGGAAGTCCTTCCGCATGCCTGTCTCTCCTTTTCCGCAGGAATTTCCGGTTATCACATTGATATTCATGACAAATCAATGCTCGTGCTTCAGGCTGATCAAGCGCTCTATGATGCCAAAAAACAAGGGAAAAATATTGCCTACATTTATGGCAGCACCGTACCTCTTGAGCAGGAAATTGAAATTGCCCAGGATGTGCGGGATATCGAGCAGCTGCTGAATCTATTCCTTTACAAGGATATCAACACATTCAAGCATTCGAAGCGGGTGTTCCGCTATGCAATGGACATGAGCCTTCTCCTTAAGCTCGATACGGTGACGCGCAGGCAGTTTGTGCTTGGAGCCCTGATTCATGATATCGGTAAGCTGGAGATTCCTTGGGAAACTCTGAACAAAAGGGATTCGCTCACCCTGACGGAATGGGATGTGGTCAAAAAGCATGTGAACTGGGGCAAAGAAATGGCAATGACCAACGACAAATTCAAAGAATTAGCCCCATACATCGAGCTGCATCATGAAAGGTACGACGGTACAGGCTATCCTCATGGTTACAAGGCTGCTGAAATACCGCTGCTATGCCGTATGCTCACCATCATTGATTCCTTCGATGCGATGACCTCCGAGCGCCCCTACCAAGCTACCAAATCCATAGAGGAAGCCGTTAAGGAGCTTCGAGATTGTTCCGGAACACAGTTTGATCCCGAGTTATCCGAGCTGTTCATCCAGTATATCGAAGGCAAATCCGGACTTATTCCCGCACGCGGGGAGCATGTTGTTCCAAGCTTATAA
- a CDS encoding TIGR02328 family protein, giving the protein MRLWHEALISKLPRPQLLGQHRECCALRGNGWGKKHATVNYVFEHSPMMLVRYHQLIMEEMMNRSYHVDNLWQNPLYRGKSCEPWADRELNALDEAMAYPEHNETYLQECLDNLAGKGLIIAHL; this is encoded by the coding sequence ATGCGTTTATGGCATGAAGCATTGATTTCCAAGCTGCCCCGCCCGCAGCTGCTCGGCCAGCACCGGGAATGCTGCGCGCTTCGCGGTAACGGCTGGGGCAAAAAACACGCCACCGTGAACTATGTATTTGAACACAGTCCGATGATGCTGGTCCGCTACCATCAGCTCATTATGGAAGAAATGATGAACAGATCTTATCATGTGGACAATTTGTGGCAAAATCCGCTGTACCGCGGCAAATCCTGTGAGCCTTGGGCGGATCGCGAGTTGAACGCATTGGATGAAGCAATGGCTTATCCGGAGCATAATGAGACTTATTTGCAGGAATGTTTGGATAATCTGGCTGGGAAAGGACTCATAATCGCCCATTTATAA
- a CDS encoding copper resistance protein CopC, producing the protein MNKKISFFSAWLTVMLIGLLLVPGLASAHAYIVKSTPAENAVLAEPPAKVDIHFNEPLQKAFHSIKVTDSSGKTVNLSESRIPEGESSVLEADLQPDLPKGVYAVQWKAVSADGHPVEGTFSFQIGEGSGGSSNNESHSVTSSAGWPGVDLIIIRWLFYTSLAFLAGIYCFQLYLLPAGTGSRPAWSTRSIKLMWINIAVLTASFLLSLPQQTGIDAGVGWSGVWSEPSLLLKMLRITSFGEVWLVQLLLLVLIIALAIAVPKIKDKDNAYIAGTVAFLLMLIMLLAKSFIGHPAASEHKVVGIAMDFLHLGAASLWLGSLLAFAVLLPKEASLPAEPEQRKKSYFAIIRRFSLWGTGFVVLILISGVYGSLQYVPTWYSLFHTPYGQVLLAKCALLLIMLLLAAWNMLRGRQEKRNLGAGVWLELTAGILALVLAAALTNMPTAMASPGPLHVTQTLENKNVISLDISPNITGVNEFEVKVQDSKGQPVQGIEQIKLTLTSLDMDMGKYEIVMPGGKAEGYKAKDLISMAGKWNVHVHMLTDKLETWDTDIVIHVGNH; encoded by the coding sequence TTGAATAAAAAAATCAGTTTTTTCTCAGCATGGCTGACGGTGATGCTTATAGGACTGCTGCTGGTCCCAGGCCTCGCCTCTGCCCACGCCTATATTGTCAAATCTACTCCTGCTGAAAATGCAGTACTGGCTGAGCCGCCGGCCAAAGTAGACATTCATTTTAACGAGCCTCTCCAAAAGGCTTTTCATTCGATTAAGGTTACGGACTCATCCGGTAAAACGGTGAATCTCAGTGAAAGCCGGATTCCCGAAGGTGAATCCTCCGTGCTTGAGGCCGATTTGCAGCCTGATCTTCCAAAGGGCGTTTACGCCGTTCAGTGGAAAGCCGTATCCGCTGATGGCCATCCGGTGGAAGGAACCTTCTCGTTTCAGATTGGTGAAGGCAGCGGGGGCAGCAGCAATAATGAATCTCACTCGGTAACTTCGTCTGCCGGCTGGCCCGGGGTTGATCTCATCATCATCCGCTGGTTGTTCTATACCAGCCTCGCATTCCTCGCGGGTATTTATTGCTTCCAGCTGTATCTGCTTCCCGCTGGTACGGGTAGCCGTCCGGCATGGTCCACCAGAAGCATCAAGCTCATGTGGATCAATATCGCCGTGCTCACGGCAAGCTTCCTGCTCAGTCTGCCGCAGCAGACCGGGATTGATGCTGGCGTCGGCTGGAGCGGCGTTTGGTCTGAACCGTCCTTACTCCTCAAAATGCTGCGGATTACCAGCTTCGGTGAAGTCTGGCTTGTTCAACTCCTGCTCCTGGTATTGATTATAGCCTTGGCTATTGCCGTACCAAAAATAAAGGACAAAGACAATGCGTACATCGCCGGAACGGTCGCCTTTCTGCTCATGCTGATTATGCTGCTGGCGAAATCCTTTATCGGTCATCCAGCCGCCTCTGAGCACAAGGTCGTTGGCATCGCTATGGACTTCCTCCATCTGGGTGCAGCATCCCTCTGGCTGGGCAGTCTGCTCGCCTTTGCTGTCCTGCTGCCGAAGGAAGCCTCCTTGCCGGCAGAGCCGGAGCAGCGAAAGAAAAGTTATTTTGCCATAATCCGCCGATTCAGTTTGTGGGGAACGGGTTTCGTGGTCCTGATTCTGATCAGCGGAGTATACGGCAGCCTGCAGTATGTACCAACCTGGTATTCCCTGTTTCATACGCCGTACGGCCAGGTGCTGCTGGCCAAATGTGCCCTGCTTCTCATCATGCTGCTTCTGGCCGCCTGGAACATGCTGCGCGGACGGCAGGAAAAGCGTAACCTTGGCGCAGGTGTCTGGCTGGAACTCACTGCCGGTATTCTCGCCTTGGTGCTTGCGGCTGCGCTGACCAATATGCCTACTGCCATGGCTTCTCCCGGTCCGCTGCATGTAACGCAGACGCTCGAGAATAAGAATGTCATTTCGCTTGATATCAGTCCGAATATTACAGGCGTGAACGAATTTGAAGTGAAGGTTCAAGACAGCAAGGGGCAGCCGGTACAGGGAATCGAGCAAATCAAGCTCACCCTGACCAGCCTGGATATGGATATGGGTAAATACGAGATCGTCATGCCGGGAGGCAAAGCCGAAGGCTATAAAGCCAAGGATTTGATCAGCATGGCAGGCAAATGGAATGTACATGTGCATATGCTGACCGACAAGCTTGAAACCTGGGATACCGATATTGTGATTCATGTCGGTAATCATTAA
- a CDS encoding YcnI family protein, protein MKISKRFPFIATAAAGLLLFSGIASAHVTVKPASSQPGAWETYTIKIPSEKEIATTKVTLKVPEGVELMQYQPIPDWKITTEKDSAGKISSITWNATAEGINAGEFQQFNFVAHNPEKETDVAWNAFQYYKDGSIVEWTGDEGSESPHSITKITTVAGQEAESSGHSHDAAADHQDQKTDNSSNGDAAPAAADSSSSSGVQTATLVVSIAALVLSIISLIAALAKRKR, encoded by the coding sequence ATGAAAATATCCAAACGTTTTCCGTTTATCGCTACCGCTGCGGCGGGTCTGCTGCTGTTCTCTGGCATCGCAAGCGCGCATGTGACCGTGAAGCCTGCTTCATCCCAGCCTGGGGCCTGGGAGACCTATACCATCAAAATTCCGTCTGAAAAAGAAATCGCGACAACCAAAGTTACATTAAAGGTGCCTGAGGGTGTGGAGCTCATGCAGTATCAGCCCATCCCGGACTGGAAAATCACCACTGAAAAGGACAGCGCAGGCAAAATCAGCAGCATTACCTGGAACGCGACAGCTGAAGGCATAAATGCCGGGGAGTTCCAGCAGTTCAATTTCGTGGCCCACAACCCTGAAAAGGAAACAGACGTAGCCTGGAATGCGTTCCAGTACTACAAGGATGGAAGCATTGTGGAATGGACCGGCGATGAAGGCTCTGAATCTCCGCATTCCATCACGAAGATCACGACGGTTGCTGGTCAAGAGGCCGAGTCATCCGGTCACAGCCATGATGCTGCTGCGGATCATCAAGACCAAAAAACGGACAATTCAAGCAACGGCGATGCAGCTCCTGCAGCAGCGGATAGCTCGTCCTCCAGTGGCGTACAAACGGCCACACTTGTGGTTTCTATTGCCGCACTTGTCCTGTCTATCATTTCATTGATTGCTGCTTTAGCCAAGAGAAAACGCTGA
- a CDS encoding amino acid ABC transporter ATP-binding protein encodes MIEFRGVCKAYGSFQVLQNINLQIEEGEVVVIIGPSGSGKSTLLRCINRLEAITSGELTVNDTRLHDKKVDINRFRRDIGIVFQHFNLYPHKKVIDNITLAPIKVLGLSKDEAEERALAYLTRVGIADKAQSYPSQLSGGQQQRVAIARGLAMKPKVMLFDEPTSALDPEMIGEVLDVMRALAHEGMTMVIVTHEMGFAREAADRIVFMDNGQIVEEAPASTFFQQPREERARLFLSRLIRH; translated from the coding sequence ATGATCGAGTTCCGCGGAGTATGTAAAGCTTACGGCAGCTTTCAGGTTCTTCAAAACATCAATCTTCAGATCGAGGAAGGTGAGGTCGTCGTCATTATTGGTCCCTCCGGCTCTGGAAAGAGCACGCTCCTCCGCTGCATCAACCGTCTTGAAGCCATAACCTCCGGCGAGCTCACCGTCAATGATACGCGGCTTCATGACAAGAAAGTGGACATCAACCGGTTTCGCCGCGACATCGGCATTGTCTTCCAGCATTTCAACCTGTATCCCCATAAAAAAGTGATCGACAATATCACACTCGCTCCCATCAAGGTGCTGGGATTGTCCAAGGATGAAGCGGAAGAGCGAGCTTTGGCATATCTCACCCGTGTCGGTATTGCTGACAAAGCCCAAAGCTACCCGTCCCAGCTCTCCGGAGGCCAGCAGCAGCGGGTTGCCATTGCCCGGGGACTCGCCATGAAGCCGAAAGTCATGCTGTTTGATGAGCCTACCTCCGCCCTTGATCCGGAAATGATCGGCGAGGTGCTGGATGTTATGCGGGCCTTGGCCCATGAAGGAATGACCATGGTGATCGTCACGCATGAAATGGGCTTCGCCAGGGAGGCTGCCGACCGGATCGTGTTTATGGACAACGGACAAATTGTCGAAGAGGCTCCAGCCTCCACTTTCTTTCAGCAGCCCCGCGAGGAGCGTGCACGATTGTTCTTAAGCCGCCTGATCCGCCATTAG
- a CDS encoding ABC transporter substrate-binding protein, whose product MKRRSRLSALLVLLTVCLVFVGCGSKKESGTIDAIKARGKVIAGVKYDTKLFGLKDPASGKVEGFDIDIAKALAKKIFGDETKVELKEVTSKTRIPLLQNGDIDLIIATMTITEERKEQVDFSDVYFKAGQSLLVKKGSAIQGLQDLKKGVKVLTVKGSTSAKNIREKAPDATVLEFENYQDAFTALKAGQGEVLTTDNAILLGMQQQDPNYVLVGGNFTDEPYGIAVKKGDADFVAQVNDLLKEMKSSGEYDKLYEQWMGVKPE is encoded by the coding sequence ATGAAAAGAAGATCACGTTTGAGTGCTTTACTGGTGCTGCTGACGGTCTGTTTGGTATTCGTTGGGTGCGGCAGCAAGAAGGAATCCGGCACAATAGATGCAATCAAAGCACGCGGCAAAGTCATAGCCGGTGTAAAGTACGACACAAAGCTTTTCGGACTGAAGGACCCCGCCTCAGGCAAGGTCGAAGGCTTCGACATCGATATCGCCAAGGCACTCGCCAAGAAAATTTTTGGTGATGAAACGAAAGTTGAACTGAAGGAAGTCACCTCAAAAACCAGGATTCCTCTGCTCCAAAACGGGGATATCGACCTGATTATCGCCACAATGACCATTACAGAGGAGCGCAAAGAGCAGGTAGACTTCAGCGACGTATACTTCAAAGCAGGGCAGTCTCTTCTCGTCAAAAAGGGAAGCGCGATTCAAGGCCTGCAGGATCTGAAAAAAGGCGTCAAGGTGCTGACGGTCAAAGGATCGACTTCGGCGAAAAACATCCGTGAAAAGGCACCGGATGCCACCGTGCTGGAATTCGAAAATTATCAGGACGCATTTACCGCGCTAAAGGCGGGTCAAGGAGAAGTTCTTACGACGGATAATGCCATCCTCCTTGGCATGCAGCAGCAGGATCCGAATTACGTTCTGGTAGGCGGAAACTTCACCGATGAGCCCTACGGCATCGCGGTCAAAAAAGGCGATGCGGATTTCGTGGCACAGGTCAATGATCTACTGAAGGAAATGAAATCCAGCGGAGAGTACGACAAGCTTTACGAGCAATGGATGGGCGTGAAGCCGGAGTAA
- a CDS encoding amino acid ABC transporter permease, which yields MTGRFNIHILFDHWDRFLLGFVHTIESSAIALIGSFILGTIIAVMRISPVKPLNWMGTAYVEFIRNIPLLLVVFFFFLGLPSLGVPLDGFTSGTLGLMVYTASFIAESIRAGIQTVPSGQTEAARATGLTYIQTMLHIVLPQAIKIVLPSISNQFINLVKNSSILAVVAGLDLMYYADLINADTFLPLTVYTLVALFYLILTLPLSLAVQYMERRFSSADH from the coding sequence GTGACAGGTCGGTTCAATATTCATATCCTGTTTGATCATTGGGACCGCTTTTTGCTCGGGTTCGTTCATACGATCGAGTCCAGCGCCATCGCTCTCATCGGCAGCTTTATTCTTGGCACGATCATTGCTGTCATGCGCATATCACCTGTCAAACCGTTGAACTGGATGGGTACGGCCTATGTTGAATTTATCCGTAACATTCCGCTGCTGCTCGTCGTCTTTTTCTTTTTCCTGGGGCTTCCGTCGCTCGGCGTTCCGCTTGACGGTTTCACATCAGGCACGCTCGGACTCATGGTATATACTGCTTCATTTATTGCCGAGAGCATCCGTGCCGGTATCCAGACCGTTCCATCCGGACAGACAGAGGCCGCGCGGGCTACGGGACTCACCTATATCCAGACCATGCTGCATATCGTGCTGCCGCAGGCCATCAAAATCGTATTGCCCTCCATCAGCAACCAGTTTATCAACTTGGTTAAAAACTCATCTATTCTTGCCGTCGTGGCCGGTCTTGATCTGATGTATTATGCCGATTTAATCAATGCCGACACGTTTCTGCCACTTACCGTCTATACCCTCGTGGCCTTATTCTATCTCATCCTCACCCTCCCGCTTAGCTTGGCGGTGCAATATATGGAGCGGCGGTTCAGCTCAGCGGACCATTGA
- a CDS encoding amino acid ABC transporter permease, which yields MDFAGAYSWPNLSFILQGFGVTLLVAALAILFSFILGNILGILRYARIPVLSRLLAIIIDILRNLPLLLIIFFIYMVLPQLGLRMPPLWAAIAGLTLFEGAMISEIVRSGLASVDRGQIEAARSSGLGYIQTMRHIILPQALRRMMPPLVSQFISLLKDTSLAIVISLPEIMHNVQILQGHSPNYVIPALILAALLYFTVNYALSIIARRLEARRI from the coding sequence ATGGATTTTGCAGGAGCGTATTCCTGGCCTAATCTCTCCTTTATTTTGCAGGGATTCGGCGTGACTCTTCTCGTCGCCGCCCTCGCGATCCTGTTCAGCTTTATACTTGGGAACATTCTCGGTATCCTGCGTTACGCACGCATTCCTGTGTTGTCACGGCTTCTTGCGATCATCATTGACATCTTACGCAATCTGCCCTTGCTGCTTATCATCTTCTTTATTTATATGGTCCTTCCGCAATTAGGGCTTAGGATGCCCCCACTCTGGGCGGCCATTGCAGGCCTGACGCTGTTCGAGGGTGCGATGATTTCCGAAATTGTCCGCAGTGGCCTCGCCTCGGTGGATCGGGGCCAGATTGAAGCCGCACGCTCCTCAGGCCTCGGCTATATCCAGACCATGCGACATATCATTTTGCCACAGGCGCTGCGCCGCATGATGCCGCCGCTGGTGAGCCAGTTCATCTCGCTACTGAAGGACACTTCCCTTGCCATCGTCATTTCGCTGCCGGAAATTATGCATAATGTGCAGATTTTGCAGGGTCACAGTCCAAATTACGTCATTCCGGCGCTGATTTTGGCAGCGCTGCTGTATTTTACGGTCAACTATGCATTATCGATCATTGCCCGAAGGCTGGAAGCCAGAAGGATTTGA
- a CDS encoding aminopeptidase, whose protein sequence is MSFINQLEKYAELAIKTAVNIQPGQSLWINAPIHTPEFVRMITEHAYKAGAKLVHIEWQDEISTQIKYHLAPDEAFEEYPLWRAQAVQQFAENGGAFLFIESSNPELLKGVDPKRVAANSKAAGTALAKWREYMSANKMTWSIIGVPSTGWAKLVFPDLDADAAVQALWEAIFKASRVDQDNPVQAWQEHNATLHDKRAYLNSKQYKKLHYRAPGTDLTIELPENHIWSGGTAVNEAKNPFNPNVPTEEVFTSPHREGTHGVVRSSKPLSYQGNLIENFSLTFEDGKVIDFEAEKGYESLKAMLGMDEAARYLGEAALVPHHSPISESNLIFFNTLYDENASNHLALGSAFPTCLEGGLSMSREELDQAGLNHSIIHVDFMIGSAEMDIDGITQDGQIEPVFRNGNWAF, encoded by the coding sequence ATGTCTTTTATAAACCAATTGGAAAAATACGCGGAGCTGGCCATAAAAACCGCAGTCAACATTCAGCCAGGTCAATCGCTTTGGATTAACGCGCCCATCCATACACCGGAATTTGTCCGAATGATCACGGAGCACGCCTATAAAGCAGGAGCCAAACTGGTACATATCGAATGGCAGGATGAAATCAGTACGCAGATCAAATACCATCTTGCACCGGATGAAGCCTTTGAAGAATATCCTTTATGGAGAGCACAGGCTGTCCAGCAGTTTGCGGAGAATGGCGGTGCATTCCTGTTCATCGAATCCAGTAATCCGGAGCTGCTTAAAGGAGTCGACCCCAAGCGGGTCGCCGCCAATTCCAAAGCTGCCGGTACCGCGCTGGCCAAATGGAGAGAATATATGTCCGCGAACAAGATGACATGGTCAATCATCGGAGTACCCTCCACAGGCTGGGCCAAGCTGGTCTTTCCTGACCTGGATGCAGATGCGGCTGTCCAAGCCTTGTGGGAAGCGATATTCAAAGCATCCCGCGTGGACCAGGATAATCCCGTTCAAGCCTGGCAGGAGCATAATGCCACCCTTCACGACAAAAGAGCTTACCTGAACAGCAAGCAGTATAAGAAGCTGCACTACCGCGCTCCGGGAACGGATCTGACGATTGAGCTTCCGGAGAACCACATCTGGAGCGGCGGCACGGCGGTCAACGAAGCCAAAAACCCGTTCAACCCGAATGTGCCGACAGAAGAAGTATTCACCTCCCCGCACAGAGAGGGTACACATGGAGTGGTACGCAGCAGCAAGCCTCTCAGCTACCAGGGCAACCTGATTGAAAATTTCAGCCTCACATTTGAGGATGGGAAAGTCATCGATTTTGAGGCAGAAAAAGGCTATGAATCACTGAAGGCGATGCTCGGTATGGATGAAGCAGCACGTTATTTGGGAGAAGCTGCGCTCGTACCGCATCATTCTCCCATTTCAGAGTCGAACCTGATTTTTTTCAATACCTTATATGACGAGAATGCCTCCAATCACTTGGCATTGGGATCAGCATTTCCAACCTGCCTGGAAGGCGGCCTCTCGATGTCCCGTGAGGAGCTGGATCAAGCCGGGCTCAACCACAGCATTATTCATGTCGATTTCATGATCGGTTCCGCTGAAATGGACATTGACGGAATTACGCAAGACGGTCAGATTGAACCCGTATTCCGGAACGGAAACTGGGCTTTCTAA
- a CDS encoding heme-binding protein: MKITLDIAKFLLEAAEKKAKEMGLAENIAIVDDGANLVAFHRMDHAKIGGIDISQNKAWTSVALQMPTSNLAQAAQPGNPSFGINTTNHGKIVILGGGIPLKIGEMIIGGIGVSGGTSQQDIEVANAAVQALEGLIQHHESRNITYRIGSN, from the coding sequence GTGAAAATAACGCTGGATATCGCCAAGTTTCTGCTCGAAGCAGCTGAAAAGAAGGCGAAGGAGATGGGCCTTGCGGAAAATATCGCAATTGTTGATGATGGAGCCAATCTGGTCGCGTTTCACCGGATGGATCATGCCAAAATAGGGGGGATCGACATTTCGCAAAACAAGGCATGGACCAGTGTGGCGCTGCAAATGCCGACTTCGAACCTTGCTCAGGCCGCTCAACCAGGTAATCCTTCATTTGGGATCAATACGACCAACCATGGGAAAATCGTGATACTGGGCGGAGGAATTCCACTTAAAATTGGAGAGATGATCATAGGTGGTATAGGCGTAAGCGGAGGCACAAGCCAGCAGGATATAGAAGTAGCGAACGCCGCGGTACAGGCGCTTGAAGGATTGATTCAGCATCATGAGTCCAGAAATATAACATATCGGATAGGCTCGAATTAA